A stretch of the Serratia marcescens genome encodes the following:
- the cadB gene encoding cadaverine/lysine antiporter, producing the protein MASPKKIGLIACTGVVAGNMMGSGIALLPANLASLGSIAIWGWVISIIGAMSLAYVYARLATKNPQQGGPIAYAGEISPAFGFQTGVLYYHANWIGNLAIGITAVSYLSTFFPALNNPVPAGIACIAIVWIFTFVNMLGGTWVSRLTTLGLVLVLIPVIVTATLGWHWFDAATYQANWNTSGTTDSHAVIKSILLCLWAFIGVESAAVSTGMVKNPKRTVPLATMLGTGLAGIIYIAATQVISGMFPASEMAASGAPFAISASAIMGNWAAPMVSAFTAFACLTSLGSWMMLVGQAGVRAANDGNFPKVYGELDKNGIPKKGLLLAGCKMTALMVLITLMSSAGGKASDLFGELTGIAVLLTMLPYFYSCVDLIRFEGVNVRNLLSLIASVCGCGFCFIALMGANSFELSGTFIISLIILMFYARKMNTRQAANAAAVDENTTAKAH; encoded by the coding sequence ATGGCTTCACCCAAGAAAATAGGGCTTATTGCCTGCACCGGCGTCGTCGCCGGTAATATGATGGGGAGCGGGATTGCCTTATTGCCCGCCAACCTGGCGAGTCTCGGATCTATCGCCATCTGGGGATGGGTGATCTCGATTATCGGGGCGATGTCGCTGGCCTATGTGTATGCCCGCCTCGCCACCAAAAACCCGCAGCAGGGCGGCCCTATCGCCTACGCGGGCGAAATTTCCCCGGCCTTCGGTTTCCAGACCGGCGTGCTTTATTACCATGCCAACTGGATCGGTAACCTGGCCATCGGCATTACCGCCGTTTCTTATCTCTCCACCTTCTTCCCGGCGCTGAACAACCCGGTACCTGCCGGCATCGCCTGTATCGCCATCGTGTGGATCTTCACCTTCGTCAACATGCTGGGCGGAACCTGGGTCAGCCGTTTGACCACCCTGGGCCTGGTGCTGGTGCTGATCCCGGTGATCGTGACCGCGACCCTCGGCTGGCACTGGTTTGACGCCGCCACCTATCAGGCTAACTGGAATACCTCCGGCACCACCGACAGCCATGCAGTGATCAAAAGTATCCTGCTGTGCCTGTGGGCATTCATCGGCGTGGAATCCGCGGCGGTCAGCACCGGCATGGTGAAAAATCCGAAACGCACCGTGCCGCTGGCAACCATGCTCGGCACCGGCCTGGCGGGCATCATCTACATCGCCGCCACCCAGGTGATCAGTGGTATGTTCCCGGCGTCTGAAATGGCCGCCAGCGGCGCGCCGTTCGCTATCAGCGCCTCGGCGATTATGGGCAACTGGGCTGCACCGATGGTTTCCGCCTTCACCGCCTTCGCCTGCCTGACGTCGCTGGGTTCATGGATGATGCTGGTCGGCCAGGCCGGGGTACGCGCCGCCAACGACGGCAACTTCCCGAAAGTGTACGGCGAGCTGGATAAAAACGGCATTCCGAAGAAAGGTCTGCTGCTGGCCGGCTGCAAAATGACCGCGCTGATGGTGCTGATCACCCTGATGAGCTCCGCCGGCGGCAAAGCGTCCGACCTGTTCGGCGAACTGACCGGTATCGCGGTGCTGCTGACCATGCTGCCTTACTTCTACTCCTGCGTAGACCTGATCCGCTTCGAAGGGGTCAACGTGCGCAACCTGCTGAGCCTGATCGCTTCGGTGTGCGGCTGCGGCTTCTGCTTCATCGCGCTGATGGGCGCCAACTCATTCGAACTGTCCGGCACCTTTATCATCAGCCTGATTATCCTGATGTTCTACGCCCGGAAAATGAATACCCGCCAGGCTGCCAACGCAGCGGCGGTCGATGAAAACACCACGGCCAAAGCGCACTGA
- the cadC gene encoding lysine decarboxylation/transport transcriptional activator CadC has translation MQEPAFRVGEWLVTPADNTISRDGRQKTLEPRLIDMLCYFARHPDVVLSRDELIDNVWKRNIVTNHVVTQCISELRKYLKDGDSDSPEYIITVPKRGYKLATSVIWCEEGETQPAPAQAPQIAVIMHEPEDGSDDDETPYVPPRRASAPVAAPDEKKPRFYRRSTFWVWLAFLAALSVCVAFVGIATLSQRVPVSTMPVLLNPRDIDIRIQGGESCSNWMPQLSYVVGVSELITDSLNTYSTFLVHDQTNYNYSGPSNSGKSLYIEFVNQRHYRAQQCFLSVRLVDNADSSVMLDKRYFITADNQLKIQTDFLSSLSAALKQPWPPQLEQRLAQLLPDNGPLLQRFYQAHQLLIHGDADSLTRASAQLSELIKSAPNFHYLLAEKALVDLLRNSYQPFDSQALMQLRADIRHLATIPELKNTPIMQQVLTVDALTQGRIDEAHRAIDLGIELQMSWLNYVLLGKVYEMQGQNHLAADSYITAFNLRPGEDTLHWITNGVFQTSLTNVVPYLNNYQRQ, from the coding sequence ATGCAAGAGCCTGCTTTTCGCGTCGGGGAGTGGCTGGTTACCCCTGCCGACAACACCATCAGCCGCGACGGACGCCAAAAAACGCTGGAACCGCGCCTGATCGACATGCTGTGCTATTTCGCCCGCCATCCCGACGTGGTGCTGAGCCGCGACGAGCTGATCGACAACGTCTGGAAGCGCAATATCGTCACCAACCATGTGGTGACCCAATGTATTTCAGAGCTGCGCAAATACCTGAAAGACGGTGACAGCGACAGCCCGGAATACATTATCACCGTGCCCAAGCGTGGGTATAAGCTGGCGACGTCGGTGATCTGGTGTGAAGAGGGGGAGACGCAACCCGCTCCCGCACAGGCGCCGCAGATCGCGGTGATCATGCATGAACCGGAAGACGGCAGTGACGACGACGAGACGCCGTACGTGCCGCCGCGCCGGGCAAGTGCGCCGGTTGCCGCGCCTGACGAAAAGAAGCCGCGTTTTTATCGCCGCTCGACCTTCTGGGTTTGGCTGGCGTTTCTGGCGGCGCTCAGCGTCTGCGTGGCGTTTGTCGGCATCGCCACGCTGTCGCAGCGCGTGCCGGTATCCACCATGCCGGTGCTGCTCAACCCGCGCGACATCGATATCCGCATCCAGGGCGGCGAGAGCTGCAGCAACTGGATGCCGCAGCTCTCTTATGTGGTAGGCGTCAGCGAGCTGATCACCGATTCGTTGAACACCTATTCGACCTTCCTGGTGCACGATCAGACCAACTACAACTATTCCGGCCCCAGCAACTCGGGCAAGTCGCTGTATATCGAGTTCGTCAATCAGCGCCACTACCGTGCCCAGCAGTGTTTCCTGTCCGTGCGGCTGGTGGATAACGCCGACAGCTCAGTCATGCTCGACAAGCGTTACTTCATTACCGCCGATAACCAGCTGAAGATCCAGACCGATTTCCTCTCCAGCCTGTCCGCTGCGCTGAAGCAGCCCTGGCCGCCACAGCTGGAGCAGCGTCTGGCGCAGCTGCTGCCCGACAACGGGCCGTTGCTGCAGCGTTTCTACCAGGCGCATCAATTGCTGATCCACGGCGACGCCGATTCGTTGACCCGCGCCAGCGCCCAGCTGAGCGAGCTGATTAAAAGCGCGCCGAACTTCCACTACTTACTGGCGGAAAAAGCGTTGGTGGACCTGCTGCGTAATTCTTATCAACCGTTCGACAGCCAGGCCTTGATGCAATTGCGCGCCGATATCCGCCATCTGGCGACGATCCCGGAATTGAAAAACACACCAATCATGCAGCAAGTTCTGACGGTGGATGCATTGACGCAGGGGCGCATTGACGAGGCGCACCGGGCTATCGATCTGGGGATTGAGTTGCAAATGTCGTGGCTGAATTATGTGCTGCTGGGCAAGGTGTATGAAATGCAGGGGCAGAACCATTTGGCGGCGGATTCTTATATTACCGCATTTAATCTTCGCCCCGGCGAAGACACATTGCATTGGATCACCAATGGCGTATTCCAGACGTCATTGACCAACGTGGTGCCTTATTTAAATAACTATCAGCGCCAATAA
- a CDS encoding VOC family protein, translated as MLALHQVHHIAIIGADYAASKHFYCDILGFTLLSEVYREERGSWKADLALNGQYTIELFSFPSPPARVSRPEACGLRHLAFSVDDIEQAIAHLQAAGVACEPVRVDPYTQSRFTFFSDPDGLPLELYES; from the coding sequence ATGCTGGCGTTACATCAGGTACACCATATCGCGATCATTGGCGCGGACTACGCCGCCAGTAAGCATTTTTACTGCGACATTCTCGGATTTACCCTGCTGAGCGAAGTCTACCGCGAGGAGCGCGGCTCCTGGAAAGCGGATCTGGCGCTCAACGGGCAATACACTATCGAGCTGTTTTCTTTCCCTTCGCCGCCGGCCCGCGTCAGCCGCCCGGAGGCCTGCGGCCTGCGCCATCTGGCGTTCAGCGTCGACGACATCGAACAGGCCATCGCCCATCTGCAGGCGGCCGGCGTCGCCTGCGAACCGGTACGCGTCGATCCTTACACCCAATCCCGTTTTACCTTTTTCAGCGATCCCGATGGTTTACCGTTAGAATTATACGAGAGTTAA
- a CDS encoding lysine decarboxylase LdcC — MNIIAIMGPTGVYYKDEPIRELHAALAAMGFQLVYPKNSGDLLKLVEANARICGVIFDWDDYSLELCSEINDLNEYLPLYAFINTHSTFDVSLHEMRMVLYFFEYGLNAADDIAQRIQQYTAEYIDTITPPLTKALFNYVREGKYTFCTPGHMAGTAFQKSPVGCLFYDFFGANTLKADISISVTELGSLLDHTGPHLEAEEYIARTFNAEQSYLVTNGTSTANKIVGMYSAPAGSTVLIDRNCHKSLCHLLMMSDIVPIYLRPLRNAYGILGGIPQGEFTRESIAARVQETENATWPVHAVITNSTYDGLLYNTDYIKQTLEVPSIHFDSAWVPYTNFHPIYDGKSGMSGERVPGKVFYETQSTHKLLAAFSQASMIHIKGDYDESTFNEAYMMHTTTSPHYGIVASMETAAAMLRGNPGRRLINRSVERALHFRREVQRLREESDSWFFDIWQPEEIDEAQCWPLDPDDNWHGFGQTDRDHMYLDPIKVTILTPGMNELGTLEEEGIPAALVAKYLDERGIVVEKTGPYNLLFLFSIGIDKTKAMSLLRGLTDFKRAYDLNLRVKNMLPDLYAEDPDFYRNMRIQDLAAGIHRLICQHDLPRLMQRAFDVLPEMKLTPHQMFQEQVRGNVETCELDQLVGKVAANMILPYPPGVPLVMPGEMITEESRAVLDFLLMLCSIGERYPGFETDIHGAKLTEEGRYLVKVLKAPQP, encoded by the coding sequence ATGAATATCATCGCCATCATGGGCCCGACGGGCGTCTACTACAAAGATGAGCCGATCCGCGAGCTCCACGCTGCGCTGGCCGCCATGGGATTCCAGCTGGTGTACCCCAAAAACAGCGGTGACCTGCTGAAGCTGGTCGAAGCCAATGCCCGCATTTGCGGGGTGATCTTCGACTGGGACGACTACAGCCTGGAGCTGTGCAGCGAGATCAACGACCTGAACGAATACCTGCCGCTGTACGCCTTTATCAATACTCACTCCACTTTCGACGTCAGCCTGCATGAAATGCGCATGGTGCTCTATTTCTTCGAGTATGGCCTGAATGCGGCGGACGATATCGCGCAGCGCATCCAGCAATACACTGCGGAATACATCGACACCATTACGCCGCCGCTGACCAAGGCACTGTTCAACTATGTGCGCGAAGGGAAGTACACCTTCTGCACGCCGGGCCATATGGCCGGCACCGCGTTCCAAAAAAGCCCGGTGGGCTGCCTGTTCTATGACTTCTTCGGCGCCAATACCCTGAAGGCCGACATCTCGATTTCGGTCACCGAGCTCGGTTCGTTGCTGGATCACACCGGGCCGCACCTGGAGGCCGAAGAGTATATCGCGCGTACTTTCAACGCCGAGCAGAGCTATCTGGTCACCAACGGCACCTCCACCGCCAACAAGATCGTCGGCATGTATTCGGCGCCGGCCGGCAGCACGGTGCTGATCGACCGCAACTGCCACAAATCGCTGTGCCACCTGCTGATGATGAGCGATATCGTGCCGATCTATCTGCGCCCACTGCGCAACGCCTATGGCATCCTCGGCGGCATTCCGCAGGGCGAGTTCACCCGCGAAAGCATCGCCGCCCGGGTGCAGGAGACCGAGAATGCCACCTGGCCGGTGCATGCGGTGATCACCAATTCCACCTATGACGGCCTGCTGTACAACACCGACTACATCAAGCAGACGCTGGAGGTGCCGTCGATCCACTTCGACTCCGCCTGGGTGCCTTACACCAACTTCCATCCAATTTACGACGGCAAAAGCGGCATGAGCGGCGAGCGGGTGCCCGGTAAGGTTTTCTACGAAACCCAGTCGACGCACAAGCTGTTGGCGGCCTTCTCGCAGGCTTCGATGATTCATATCAAGGGCGACTACGACGAAAGCACCTTCAACGAAGCCTACATGATGCACACCACCACCTCGCCGCACTATGGCATCGTGGCATCGATGGAGACCGCCGCTGCCATGCTGCGCGGCAACCCGGGGCGCCGCTTGATCAACCGCTCGGTGGAGCGCGCGCTGCATTTTCGCCGTGAAGTGCAGCGGCTGCGCGAGGAGAGCGACAGTTGGTTCTTCGACATTTGGCAGCCGGAAGAGATCGATGAGGCGCAATGTTGGCCATTGGATCCTGACGACAACTGGCACGGCTTCGGTCAGACCGATCGCGATCACATGTACCTCGATCCGATCAAGGTGACGATCCTGACGCCGGGCATGAACGAGCTGGGCACGCTGGAGGAGGAGGGGATCCCGGCGGCGCTGGTGGCGAAGTACCTCGACGAGCGCGGCATCGTGGTGGAGAAGACCGGGCCGTACAACCTGTTGTTCCTGTTCAGCATCGGCATCGATAAAACCAAGGCGATGAGCCTGCTGCGCGGCCTGACCGACTTCAAGCGCGCCTACGATCTCAACCTGCGGGTGAAGAACATGCTGCCGGATCTGTACGCCGAGGATCCGGATTTCTATCGCAACATGCGCATTCAGGATCTGGCCGCCGGCATTCATCGCCTGATCTGCCAGCATGATCTGCCGCGCCTGATGCAGCGGGCGTTTGATGTGCTGCCGGAAATGAAGCTGACGCCGCACCAGATGTTCCAGGAGCAGGTGCGCGGCAACGTGGAAACCTGCGAGCTGGATCAGCTGGTGGGCAAGGTGGCGGCCAATATGATCCTGCCGTATCCGCCGGGCGTGCCGCTGGTGATGCCGGGGGAAATGATCACCGAAGAGAGCCGTGCGGTGCTCGATTTTCTGCTGATGCTGTGCTCGATCGGCGAGCGCTATCCCGGTTTTGAAACCGACATCCACGGCGCCAAGCTGACGGAAGAGGGGCGCTATCTGGTGAAGGTGTTGAAAGCCCCGCAGCCGTAA